Proteins from one Nicotiana tabacum cultivar K326 chromosome 23, ASM71507v2, whole genome shotgun sequence genomic window:
- the LOC107797843 gene encoding serine/threonine-protein kinase WNK8-like isoform X2 → MISGAGIGIGNGDPLGCCTNNKGGSNGWTNEAHYLQNDYVEKDPNGRYVRYNEVLGKGAFKTVYKAFDLLEGTEVAWSRVKIDDVLLSPESLGKLYSEVHLLRQLKHENIMKLYDSWIDDKKRTVNMITELFTSGNLRRYRKKYQSVDMKAIKNWGRQVLQGLDYLHSQNPPIIHRDLKCDNIFVNGNHGEIKIGDLGLATIMEQRTAKSVIGTPEFMAPELYEEEYNELVDIYSFGMCMLEMVTFEYPYSECKNPAQIYKKVSSGIKPASLGKVTDSEVKGFIEKCLVVASERLSAKELLKDPFLQCENLKESVHNPFQLPKQCPKSLSLSKPLPHSMDVDSEYNQSMCTDSNCGSPRVPVLEFQRCHQNNEFKLMGKKNDDNSISLTFRIRDPAGSIRNIHFIFYLDTDTAPLVAAEMVEQLQLADHDVAFIADFIDYLIMKIFPAWNPSSGDHSSGGRSPSKQLRESCLTDLTGCSNKSIGHQDVISDFNVETHVIARTNEGDMYVNSDGTSHHVTFDSPTHLVPVDDEKSQGSVVSKITTANADIRNENSFGCFDDHVNDGVSKSCSTSISEMDFRYLFHDECTMQENDDDTLNEYGKDSELTYIDIDRISRGMSLSSSSFSSLVDKDEDTELKLELKAIELQYQEWFQELSRMKEEELETCTKRWTTKKKLAGN, encoded by the exons ATGATTTCCGGGGCTGGAATTGGAATTGGGAATGGGGACCCTTTAGGATGTTGTACAAATAACAAAGGCGGATCTAATGGATGGACTAATGAAGCACACTACTTGCAAAATGACTACGTTGAGAAAGACCCCAATGGTCGATATGTTCGG TATAATGAAGTATTGGGCAAGGGAGCATTCAAGACTGT CTATAAGGCATTTGACTTACTTGAGGGAACTGAAGTTGCATGGAGCCGAGTGAAAATCGATGATGTGTTGCTGTCACCAGAAAGTTTGGGAAAATTATATTCAGAGGTTCATCTTCTGAGACAGTTGAAACATGAAAATATAATGAAGTTATATGATTCATGGATTGATGACAAGAAGAGGACAGTTAACATGATCACCGAGCTCTTCACATCCGGGAACTTGAGACG ATACCGTAAGAAGTATCAAAGTGTCGATATGAAGGCTATAAAGAATTGGGGAAGGCAGGTTCTCCAAGGTTTGGACTATCTCCATAGTCAGAACCCGCCTATAATTCACAGGGACTTGAAATGCGACAATATTTTTGTCAATGGAAATCATGGGGAAATCAAGATTGGGGACCTTGGATTGGCGACGATTATGGAGCAGCGTACTGCCAAGAGTGTTATTG GGACCCCCGAATTTATGGCCCCAGAGCTCTACGAAGAAGAGTATAATGAACTAGTGGATATATATTCCTTCGGAATGTGTATGCTGGAAATGGTAACTTTTGAGTACCCTTACAGCGAGTGCAAGAATCCTGCTCAAATTTACAAGAAAGTTAGCTCA GGCATTAAACCTGCTTCCCTCGGCAAGGTTACTGATTCTGAAGTCAAAGGATTCATCGAAAAATGTTTGGTTGTAGCATCCGAGAGGTTGTCAGCCAAGGAACTCCTGAAAGACCCGTTTCTTCAATGTGAAAACTTGAAGGAGTCGGTCCATAATCCATTTCAGTTACCTAAACAATGTCCTAAATCTTTGAGTTTGTCGAAACCTTTGCCACATTCCATGGATGTGGATTCAGAGTATAACCAATCTATGTGTACAGACTCTAATTGTGGAAGTCCTCGTGTTCCGGTTTTGGAATTCCAGAGATGTCATCAGAACAATGAATTTAAATTAATGGGGAAGAAGAATGACGATAACTCAATTTCATTGACCTTTCGAATCAGAGATCCTGCTG GTAGTATAAGAAATATACACTTCATTTTCTATCTTGATACAGACACTGCACCTTTAGTTGCGGCAGAGATGGTTGAACAACTGCAGCTAGCTGATCATGACGTAGCTTTTATTGCTGACTTTATTGATTACCTAATAATGAAGATATTTCCAGCTTGGAATCCTTCCTCTGGAGACCATTCTAGCGGAGGGAGAAGTCCAAGCAAACAACTGCGAGAAAGTTGCCTAACAGACTTGACCGGTTGCTCGAACAAGTCCATAGGTCACCAAGATGTTATTTCTGACTTCAATGTGGAAACTCATGTAATTGCTCGAACTAATGAAGGTGATATGTATGTGAATTCAGATGGCACTTCTCATCATGTTACATTTGATTCGCCAACGCATTTGGTGCCCGTTGATGATGAAAAGTCTCAAGGATCAGTTGTTTCTAAGATTACGACTGCAAATGCTGATATTAGGAATGAGAATTCGTTTGGATGCTTCGACGATCATGTTAATGATGGAGTTTCTAAAAGTTGTAGTACAAGCATCTCGGAGATGGATTTCAGGTACTTGTTCCACGACGAATGCACAATGCAGGAAAACGATGATGATACATTAAATGAATATGGGAAGGATTCAGAGCTGACTTATATAGATATCGACAGAATTTCTAGAGGCATGAGCTTGTCGAGTAGTTCTTTTTCCTCCTTGGTTGACAAAGATGAGGATACAGAGCTAAAATTGGAGCTCAAAGCAATTGAATTGCAGTATCAGGAGTGGTTTCAAGAACTCTCAAGAATGAAGGAAGAGGAACTAGAAACTTGCACGAAGCGATGGACGACTAAGAAAAAGTTGGCAGGTAACTGA
- the LOC107797844 gene encoding calcium-binding protein KIC, with protein sequence MASKVGEAATEYQDLLPVMAEKLDVETFVAELCGGFRLLADPKNGLITSASLQKNSGLLGMEGMSREDAEAMVREGDLDGDGALNETEFCILMVRLSPEMMQDAEAWLDKALQRELAQPSC encoded by the coding sequence ATGGCAAGTAAAGTTGGTGAAGCAGCAACAGAATATCAAGACCTGTTACCTGTGATGGCAGAAAAATTGGACGTGGAGACGTTTGTCGCGGAGCTATGTGGAGGATTCAGGCTACTAGCTGACCCGAAAAATGGCTTGATCACATCGGCGAGTTTACAGAAGAATTCGGGGCTTCTTGGAATGGAAGGCATGAGCAGAGAAGATGCAGAGGCTATGGTAAGAGAAGGAGACTTAGATGGAGATGGAGCATTGAATGAAACTGAGTTTTGTATACTCATGGTTAGACTTAGTCCAGAAATGATGCAAGATGCTGAAGCCTGGCTTGATAAGGCACTCCAAAGAGAGTTGGCACAACCCTCTTGTTGA
- the LOC107797842 gene encoding serine/arginine-rich splicing factor RS31 isoform X2, with the protein MRPIFVGNFEYDTRQSELERFFSKYGRIERVDMKSGFAFVYFEDERDAADAIRGTDNMPFGYERRRLSVEWAKGERGRHRDGPKSGGNQRPTKTLFVINFDPTCTRTRDIERHFEPYGNVLHVRIRRNFAFVQFDNQEDATRALECTHMSKILDRVVSVEYALKDDDERGDRYNSPRRDYGRQRDSPYRRSPSPMYRRGRPSPDYGRPHSPVRNGPSYDRYNNSPDYGRYRRSPVRRSRT; encoded by the exons ATGAGGCCTATTTTCGTTGGGAACTTCGAATATGATACCCGCCAATCAGAACTGGAACGGTTTTTCTCCAAGTACGGAAGAATAGAGCGCGTTGACATGAAATCTG GGTTTGCTTTTGTCTACTTTGAGGATGAGAGAGATGCAGCAGATGCCATCCGTGGGACTGACAACATGCCATTTGGGTATGAAAGGCGCCGTCTATCAGTGGAATGGGCAAAA GGTGAACGTGGTAGACACCGTGATGGCCCTAAGTCTGGTGGAAACCAGAGACCAACCAAAACATTGTTTGTCATAAACTTTGACCCTACTTGTACTAGAACCCGAGACATAGAAAGACACTTTGAACCGTACggcaatgtccttcatgttcgcATACGTCGCAATTTTGCCTTTGTGCAGTTTGACAATCAGGAGGATGCCACAAGAGCTTTGGAGTGTACACACATGAG TAAGATCTTGGACAGAGTGGTTTCTGTAGAGTATGCTTTGAAGGATGACGATGAGAGAGGGGACAGATATAACAGCCCTAGAAGAGATTATGGCAGGCAAAGGGATAGCCCTTATCGGAGGTCACCAAGCCCGATGTATCGCAGGGGCCGACCTAGTCCAGATTATGGCCGACCTCATAGTCCTGTTCGTAATGGTCCATCGTATGACAGATACAATAATAGTCCAGATTATGGAAGGTATCGCAG GTCTCCTGTTCGAAGGTCGAGAACTTGA
- the LOC107797843 gene encoding putative serine/threonine-protein kinase WNK6 isoform X3, which produces MKLYDSWIDDKKRTVNMITELFTSGNLRRYRKKYQSVDMKAIKNWGRQVLQGLDYLHSQNPPIIHRDLKCDNIFVNGNHGEIKIGDLGLATIMEQRTAKSVIGTPEFMAPELYEEEYNELVDIYSFGMCMLEMVTFEYPYSECKNPAQIYKKVSSGIKPASLGKVTDSEVKGFIEKCLVVASERLSAKELLKDPFLQCENLKESVHNPFQLPKQCPKSLSLSKPLPHSMDVDSEYNQSMCTDSNCGSPRVPVLEFQRCHQNNEFKLMGKKNDDNSISLTFRIRDPAGSIRNIHFIFYLDTDTAPLVAAEMVEQLQLADHDVAFIADFIDYLIMKIFPAWNPSSGDHSSGGRSPSKQLRESCLTDLTGCSNKSIGHQDVISDFNVETHVIARTNEGDMYVNSDGTSHHVTFDSPTHLVPVDDEKSQGSVVSKITTANADIRNENSFGCFDDHVNDGVSKSCSTSISEMDFRYLFHDECTMQENDDDTLNEYGKDSELTYIDIDRISRGMSLSSSSFSSLVDKDEDTELKLELKAIELQYQEWFQELSRMKEEELETCTKRWTTKKKLAEGHGFKPRKQSIAEMQGTAAYIKPFALSGSLVHRTALLAMRNFIT; this is translated from the exons ATGAAGTTATATGATTCATGGATTGATGACAAGAAGAGGACAGTTAACATGATCACCGAGCTCTTCACATCCGGGAACTTGAGACG ATACCGTAAGAAGTATCAAAGTGTCGATATGAAGGCTATAAAGAATTGGGGAAGGCAGGTTCTCCAAGGTTTGGACTATCTCCATAGTCAGAACCCGCCTATAATTCACAGGGACTTGAAATGCGACAATATTTTTGTCAATGGAAATCATGGGGAAATCAAGATTGGGGACCTTGGATTGGCGACGATTATGGAGCAGCGTACTGCCAAGAGTGTTATTG GGACCCCCGAATTTATGGCCCCAGAGCTCTACGAAGAAGAGTATAATGAACTAGTGGATATATATTCCTTCGGAATGTGTATGCTGGAAATGGTAACTTTTGAGTACCCTTACAGCGAGTGCAAGAATCCTGCTCAAATTTACAAGAAAGTTAGCTCA GGCATTAAACCTGCTTCCCTCGGCAAGGTTACTGATTCTGAAGTCAAAGGATTCATCGAAAAATGTTTGGTTGTAGCATCCGAGAGGTTGTCAGCCAAGGAACTCCTGAAAGACCCGTTTCTTCAATGTGAAAACTTGAAGGAGTCGGTCCATAATCCATTTCAGTTACCTAAACAATGTCCTAAATCTTTGAGTTTGTCGAAACCTTTGCCACATTCCATGGATGTGGATTCAGAGTATAACCAATCTATGTGTACAGACTCTAATTGTGGAAGTCCTCGTGTTCCGGTTTTGGAATTCCAGAGATGTCATCAGAACAATGAATTTAAATTAATGGGGAAGAAGAATGACGATAACTCAATTTCATTGACCTTTCGAATCAGAGATCCTGCTG GTAGTATAAGAAATATACACTTCATTTTCTATCTTGATACAGACACTGCACCTTTAGTTGCGGCAGAGATGGTTGAACAACTGCAGCTAGCTGATCATGACGTAGCTTTTATTGCTGACTTTATTGATTACCTAATAATGAAGATATTTCCAGCTTGGAATCCTTCCTCTGGAGACCATTCTAGCGGAGGGAGAAGTCCAAGCAAACAACTGCGAGAAAGTTGCCTAACAGACTTGACCGGTTGCTCGAACAAGTCCATAGGTCACCAAGATGTTATTTCTGACTTCAATGTGGAAACTCATGTAATTGCTCGAACTAATGAAGGTGATATGTATGTGAATTCAGATGGCACTTCTCATCATGTTACATTTGATTCGCCAACGCATTTGGTGCCCGTTGATGATGAAAAGTCTCAAGGATCAGTTGTTTCTAAGATTACGACTGCAAATGCTGATATTAGGAATGAGAATTCGTTTGGATGCTTCGACGATCATGTTAATGATGGAGTTTCTAAAAGTTGTAGTACAAGCATCTCGGAGATGGATTTCAGGTACTTGTTCCACGACGAATGCACAATGCAGGAAAACGATGATGATACATTAAATGAATATGGGAAGGATTCAGAGCTGACTTATATAGATATCGACAGAATTTCTAGAGGCATGAGCTTGTCGAGTAGTTCTTTTTCCTCCTTGGTTGACAAAGATGAGGATACAGAGCTAAAATTGGAGCTCAAAGCAATTGAATTGCAGTATCAGGAGTGGTTTCAAGAACTCTCAAGAATGAAGGAAGAGGAACTAGAAACTTGCACGAAGCGATGGACGACTAAGAAAAAGTTGGCAG aaggtcacgggttcaagccgcgGAAACAGTCtattgcagaaatgcagggtacgGCTGCATATATTAAACCCTTTGCGCTTAGCGGGAGtttagtgcaccggactgcccttCTTGCTATGCGTAACTTTATAACTTGA
- the LOC107797842 gene encoding serine/arginine-rich splicing factor RS31 isoform X1 codes for MRPIFVGNFEYDTRQSELERFFSKYGRIERVDMKSGFAFVYFEDERDAADAIRGTDNMPFGYERRRLSVEWAKGERGRHRDGPKSGGNQRPTKTLFVINFDPTCTRTRDIERHFEPYGNVLHVRIRRNFAFVQFDNQEDATRALECTHMSKILDRVVSVEYALKDDDERGDRYNSPRRDYGRQRDSPYRRSPSPMYRRGRPSPDYGRPHSPVRNGPSYDRYNNSPDYGRYRSRSPVRRSRT; via the exons ATGAGGCCTATTTTCGTTGGGAACTTCGAATATGATACCCGCCAATCAGAACTGGAACGGTTTTTCTCCAAGTACGGAAGAATAGAGCGCGTTGACATGAAATCTG GGTTTGCTTTTGTCTACTTTGAGGATGAGAGAGATGCAGCAGATGCCATCCGTGGGACTGACAACATGCCATTTGGGTATGAAAGGCGCCGTCTATCAGTGGAATGGGCAAAA GGTGAACGTGGTAGACACCGTGATGGCCCTAAGTCTGGTGGAAACCAGAGACCAACCAAAACATTGTTTGTCATAAACTTTGACCCTACTTGTACTAGAACCCGAGACATAGAAAGACACTTTGAACCGTACggcaatgtccttcatgttcgcATACGTCGCAATTTTGCCTTTGTGCAGTTTGACAATCAGGAGGATGCCACAAGAGCTTTGGAGTGTACACACATGAG TAAGATCTTGGACAGAGTGGTTTCTGTAGAGTATGCTTTGAAGGATGACGATGAGAGAGGGGACAGATATAACAGCCCTAGAAGAGATTATGGCAGGCAAAGGGATAGCCCTTATCGGAGGTCACCAAGCCCGATGTATCGCAGGGGCCGACCTAGTCCAGATTATGGCCGACCTCATAGTCCTGTTCGTAATGGTCCATCGTATGACAGATACAATAATAGTCCAGATTATGGAAGGTATCGCAG cAGGTCTCCTGTTCGAAGGTCGAGAACTTGA
- the LOC107797843 gene encoding serine/threonine-protein kinase WNK8-like isoform X1: protein MISGAGIGIGNGDPLGCCTNNKGGSNGWTNEAHYLQNDYVEKDPNGRYVRYNEVLGKGAFKTVYKAFDLLEGTEVAWSRVKIDDVLLSPESLGKLYSEVHLLRQLKHENIMKLYDSWIDDKKRTVNMITELFTSGNLRRYRKKYQSVDMKAIKNWGRQVLQGLDYLHSQNPPIIHRDLKCDNIFVNGNHGEIKIGDLGLATIMEQRTAKSVIGTPEFMAPELYEEEYNELVDIYSFGMCMLEMVTFEYPYSECKNPAQIYKKVSSGIKPASLGKVTDSEVKGFIEKCLVVASERLSAKELLKDPFLQCENLKESVHNPFQLPKQCPKSLSLSKPLPHSMDVDSEYNQSMCTDSNCGSPRVPVLEFQRCHQNNEFKLMGKKNDDNSISLTFRIRDPAGSIRNIHFIFYLDTDTAPLVAAEMVEQLQLADHDVAFIADFIDYLIMKIFPAWNPSSGDHSSGGRSPSKQLRESCLTDLTGCSNKSIGHQDVISDFNVETHVIARTNEGDMYVNSDGTSHHVTFDSPTHLVPVDDEKSQGSVVSKITTANADIRNENSFGCFDDHVNDGVSKSCSTSISEMDFRYLFHDECTMQENDDDTLNEYGKDSELTYIDIDRISRGMSLSSSSFSSLVDKDEDTELKLELKAIELQYQEWFQELSRMKEEELETCTKRWTTKKKLAEGHGFKPRKQSIAEMQGTAAYIKPFALSGSLVHRTALLAMRNFIT from the exons ATGATTTCCGGGGCTGGAATTGGAATTGGGAATGGGGACCCTTTAGGATGTTGTACAAATAACAAAGGCGGATCTAATGGATGGACTAATGAAGCACACTACTTGCAAAATGACTACGTTGAGAAAGACCCCAATGGTCGATATGTTCGG TATAATGAAGTATTGGGCAAGGGAGCATTCAAGACTGT CTATAAGGCATTTGACTTACTTGAGGGAACTGAAGTTGCATGGAGCCGAGTGAAAATCGATGATGTGTTGCTGTCACCAGAAAGTTTGGGAAAATTATATTCAGAGGTTCATCTTCTGAGACAGTTGAAACATGAAAATATAATGAAGTTATATGATTCATGGATTGATGACAAGAAGAGGACAGTTAACATGATCACCGAGCTCTTCACATCCGGGAACTTGAGACG ATACCGTAAGAAGTATCAAAGTGTCGATATGAAGGCTATAAAGAATTGGGGAAGGCAGGTTCTCCAAGGTTTGGACTATCTCCATAGTCAGAACCCGCCTATAATTCACAGGGACTTGAAATGCGACAATATTTTTGTCAATGGAAATCATGGGGAAATCAAGATTGGGGACCTTGGATTGGCGACGATTATGGAGCAGCGTACTGCCAAGAGTGTTATTG GGACCCCCGAATTTATGGCCCCAGAGCTCTACGAAGAAGAGTATAATGAACTAGTGGATATATATTCCTTCGGAATGTGTATGCTGGAAATGGTAACTTTTGAGTACCCTTACAGCGAGTGCAAGAATCCTGCTCAAATTTACAAGAAAGTTAGCTCA GGCATTAAACCTGCTTCCCTCGGCAAGGTTACTGATTCTGAAGTCAAAGGATTCATCGAAAAATGTTTGGTTGTAGCATCCGAGAGGTTGTCAGCCAAGGAACTCCTGAAAGACCCGTTTCTTCAATGTGAAAACTTGAAGGAGTCGGTCCATAATCCATTTCAGTTACCTAAACAATGTCCTAAATCTTTGAGTTTGTCGAAACCTTTGCCACATTCCATGGATGTGGATTCAGAGTATAACCAATCTATGTGTACAGACTCTAATTGTGGAAGTCCTCGTGTTCCGGTTTTGGAATTCCAGAGATGTCATCAGAACAATGAATTTAAATTAATGGGGAAGAAGAATGACGATAACTCAATTTCATTGACCTTTCGAATCAGAGATCCTGCTG GTAGTATAAGAAATATACACTTCATTTTCTATCTTGATACAGACACTGCACCTTTAGTTGCGGCAGAGATGGTTGAACAACTGCAGCTAGCTGATCATGACGTAGCTTTTATTGCTGACTTTATTGATTACCTAATAATGAAGATATTTCCAGCTTGGAATCCTTCCTCTGGAGACCATTCTAGCGGAGGGAGAAGTCCAAGCAAACAACTGCGAGAAAGTTGCCTAACAGACTTGACCGGTTGCTCGAACAAGTCCATAGGTCACCAAGATGTTATTTCTGACTTCAATGTGGAAACTCATGTAATTGCTCGAACTAATGAAGGTGATATGTATGTGAATTCAGATGGCACTTCTCATCATGTTACATTTGATTCGCCAACGCATTTGGTGCCCGTTGATGATGAAAAGTCTCAAGGATCAGTTGTTTCTAAGATTACGACTGCAAATGCTGATATTAGGAATGAGAATTCGTTTGGATGCTTCGACGATCATGTTAATGATGGAGTTTCTAAAAGTTGTAGTACAAGCATCTCGGAGATGGATTTCAGGTACTTGTTCCACGACGAATGCACAATGCAGGAAAACGATGATGATACATTAAATGAATATGGGAAGGATTCAGAGCTGACTTATATAGATATCGACAGAATTTCTAGAGGCATGAGCTTGTCGAGTAGTTCTTTTTCCTCCTTGGTTGACAAAGATGAGGATACAGAGCTAAAATTGGAGCTCAAAGCAATTGAATTGCAGTATCAGGAGTGGTTTCAAGAACTCTCAAGAATGAAGGAAGAGGAACTAGAAACTTGCACGAAGCGATGGACGACTAAGAAAAAGTTGGCAG aaggtcacgggttcaagccgcgGAAACAGTCtattgcagaaatgcagggtacgGCTGCATATATTAAACCCTTTGCGCTTAGCGGGAGtttagtgcaccggactgcccttCTTGCTATGCGTAACTTTATAACTTGA
- the LOC107797842 gene encoding serine/arginine-rich splicing factor RS31 isoform X3, translated as MRPIFVGNFEYDTRQSELERFFSKYGRIERVDMKSGFAFVYFEDERDAADAIRGTDNMPFGYERRRLSVEWAKGERGRHRDGPKSGGNQRPTKTLFVINFDPTCTRTRDIERHFEPYGNVLHVRIRRNFAFVQFDNQEDATRALECTHMRVVSVEYALKDDDERGDRYNSPRRDYGRQRDSPYRRSPSPMYRRGRPSPDYGRPHSPVRNGPSYDRYNNSPDYGRYRSRSPVRRSRT; from the exons ATGAGGCCTATTTTCGTTGGGAACTTCGAATATGATACCCGCCAATCAGAACTGGAACGGTTTTTCTCCAAGTACGGAAGAATAGAGCGCGTTGACATGAAATCTG GGTTTGCTTTTGTCTACTTTGAGGATGAGAGAGATGCAGCAGATGCCATCCGTGGGACTGACAACATGCCATTTGGGTATGAAAGGCGCCGTCTATCAGTGGAATGGGCAAAA GGTGAACGTGGTAGACACCGTGATGGCCCTAAGTCTGGTGGAAACCAGAGACCAACCAAAACATTGTTTGTCATAAACTTTGACCCTACTTGTACTAGAACCCGAGACATAGAAAGACACTTTGAACCGTACggcaatgtccttcatgttcgcATACGTCGCAATTTTGCCTTTGTGCAGTTTGACAATCAGGAGGATGCCACAAGAGCTTTGGAGTGTACACACATGAG AGTGGTTTCTGTAGAGTATGCTTTGAAGGATGACGATGAGAGAGGGGACAGATATAACAGCCCTAGAAGAGATTATGGCAGGCAAAGGGATAGCCCTTATCGGAGGTCACCAAGCCCGATGTATCGCAGGGGCCGACCTAGTCCAGATTATGGCCGACCTCATAGTCCTGTTCGTAATGGTCCATCGTATGACAGATACAATAATAGTCCAGATTATGGAAGGTATCGCAG cAGGTCTCCTGTTCGAAGGTCGAGAACTTGA